The Proteus vulgaris genome has a segment encoding these proteins:
- the purK gene encoding phosphoribosylaminoimidazole carboxylase ATPase subunit, which yields MKPVCVLGNGQLGRMLRQAGEPLGIAVYPIGLDAEPEAVPYQKSIITAEIERWPETALTKELERHTNFVNRDIFPLLADRLPQKQLLDELGLATAPWQPLTSPTQWPDIFAQLGDFIIVKRRVGGYDGRGQWRIHPGEEQQLPTEIYGECIVEQGIPFSGEVSLVGARDKKGHCVFYPLTHNLHQDGILRMSVALPTPPPELQQSAEKMLTSILDKLNYVGVMAMECFIVGDKLLINELAPRVHNSGHWTQNGASISQFELHLRAILNLPMPTPEVCQPAVMINLIGTNINPQWLSLPLVHLHWYEKEVRPVRKVGHLNLVHRNNQPLKDTLKSLSPMLDDAYQYPIEWALGKLS from the coding sequence ATGAAACCGGTTTGTGTCCTCGGAAATGGTCAATTAGGCAGAATGCTAAGACAAGCAGGTGAACCTTTAGGCATTGCTGTTTACCCCATAGGCTTAGATGCAGAACCAGAAGCCGTTCCCTATCAAAAAAGTATAATCACGGCTGAAATTGAACGCTGGCCTGAAACTGCACTCACCAAAGAGTTAGAGCGTCATACTAACTTTGTAAACCGTGATATCTTCCCTTTGCTTGCCGATAGGTTACCTCAAAAACAACTTCTTGATGAACTAGGTTTAGCCACCGCACCTTGGCAACCCTTAACATCTCCCACACAGTGGCCTGATATTTTTGCTCAATTGGGTGATTTTATTATTGTGAAACGTCGTGTTGGTGGTTATGACGGTCGCGGGCAATGGCGAATTCACCCCGGTGAGGAGCAACAGTTACCCACTGAAATTTATGGTGAATGTATCGTTGAACAAGGTATTCCTTTTTCTGGTGAAGTATCATTAGTAGGAGCCAGAGATAAAAAAGGCCATTGTGTATTTTATCCTTTAACACATAACCTTCATCAAGATGGCATTTTGCGTATGAGTGTTGCATTACCAACGCCCCCCCCAGAATTACAACAATCCGCAGAAAAAATGCTGACATCTATCCTTGATAAACTCAATTATGTGGGTGTGATGGCGATGGAGTGTTTTATTGTCGGTGATAAATTACTTATCAACGAATTAGCTCCCCGAGTCCATAACAGTGGTCACTGGACACAAAACGGCGCCTCAATTAGCCAATTTGAGTTACATTTACGTGCAATCTTAAATTTACCAATGCCAACACCCGAAGTGTGCCAACCAGCAGTGATGATTAATTTGATTGGTACGAATATAAATCCGCAATGGCTTTCATTACCCTTAGTACATCTACATTGGTATGAAAAAGAAGTTCGGCCTGTGCGTAAAGTGGGTCATCTCAATCTTGTTCATCGTAATAACCAACCACTGAAAGACACACTCAAATCCTTAAGTCCAATGCTTGATGATGCCTATCAGTATCCTATCGAATGGGCTTTAGGAAAATTAAGCTAG
- a CDS encoding MFS-family transporter — MQATQQNFGPIYQWSMLILLGFVYFLATATTFTSLGVVLPSMISELKWNWTQAGLGFTLLGLTCGLASFFTHLTYS, encoded by the coding sequence ATGCAAGCCACGCAACAGAATTTTGGACCCATTTATCAGTGGAGTATGCTGATATTACTGGGTTTTGTCTATTTTTTAGCTACCGCAACCACATTTACATCTCTGGGTGTTGTGCTTCCTAGCATGATAAGCGAGCTGAAGTGGAATTGGACACAAGCGGGCCTTGGTTTTACGTTATTAGGATTAACCTGTGGTCTCGCTAGTTTTTTTACCCACCTTACTTATTCGTAA
- a CDS encoding MFS-family transporter: protein MVSLVFLPTLLIRKLSVRFTLLIGLIIFVSGFYFLYETYTIAQYFLGTALLGIGFTLLATVPGTYVISRLFEKQSFAFGVYFTIGGLGGVAGPWIYFLATHLWHTWRMHWLISAITLTVVTLFTILVLREGSKEQEHAKRISQRQSTKRIYQTKEIWTARHALRTWQFYVIAATYTAFLWCGITVNSFAVAHIIENGFGETIAATLLSSMAFINAFSRLAGGRLVNG from the coding sequence GTGGTCTCGCTAGTTTTTTTACCCACCTTACTTATTCGTAAATTAAGTGTTCGATTTACTCTTCTTATTGGACTGATAATTTTCGTCAGCGGTTTTTATTTTCTTTATGAAACCTACACCATAGCACAATATTTCCTTGGTACTGCATTATTAGGTATTGGTTTTACTTTGCTTGCAACAGTCCCCGGAACTTACGTTATTTCTCGTTTATTTGAAAAGCAATCTTTTGCCTTCGGTGTTTATTTTACGATTGGTGGATTAGGCGGTGTAGCGGGGCCTTGGATCTACTTTTTAGCCACGCATTTATGGCATACATGGCGTATGCATTGGCTTATTTCAGCGATCACGCTTACCGTTGTTACTCTTTTCACTATTCTCGTTTTACGAGAAGGAAGCAAAGAGCAAGAGCACGCCAAAAGGATCAGCCAGCGCCAAAGTACAAAACGTATCTATCAAACCAAAGAAATTTGGACGGCACGTCATGCTTTAAGAACGTGGCAATTTTATGTTATCGCGGCAACTTACACAGCTTTTTTATGGTGTGGTATTACCGTTAATAGTTTTGCCGTTGCTCATATTATTGAAAATGGCTTTGGCGAAACCATTGCAGCAACCTTATTAAGTAGCATGGCATTTATCAACGCCTTCTCACGCTTAGCGGGGGGGCGATTGGTGAATGGTTAG
- a CDS encoding MFS-family transporter, translated as MANSWIYLILFTVCVGIGYGMTFLASSILLANYFGRSPYLELFSVMNLISTLACLAPFFAGAIKDISGSFTPAFLILTVPVLLILAVTLFMKPPTYPKFQHANEQEK; from the coding sequence ATGGCGAACTCCTGGATTTACCTGATCCTATTTACGGTTTGTGTCGGTATCGGCTATGGCATGACATTTTTAGCATCAAGTATATTGCTGGCTAACTACTTTGGCCGCTCACCTTATCTTGAGCTATTTTCAGTGATGAATTTAATCTCAACTCTTGCTTGCTTAGCGCCGTTCTTTGCGGGTGCAATAAAAGATATCTCAGGAAGTTTCACTCCTGCATTCTTAATTTTAACCGTACCTGTACTATTGATCCTAGCAGTAACACTCTTTATGAAACCACCGACTTACCCTAAATTTCAGCATGCAAATGAACAGGAAAAGTAA
- the ynaI gene encoding mechanosensitive ion channel protein has protein sequence MNDALIIKYSIGVGIALACFVGFVAVSLFHDKKKKRRRNIIIHISQAIFLCSLVIILSQYCEMAVIDFNLHFISFRMINFLTYIGIALILMQKFFLLINQLEQSQIRKGSDPTSARIISRIFKITLFVIIILLFGEHFGMSLSGLMTFGGLGGIAIGMASKDVLSNLFSGVMLYFDRPFNIGDWVRSPDRNIEGTVVEIGWRITKIITFDHRPLYIPNSIFSSISVENPGRMTNRRIETELGLRYEDSDKIGVIVEDIRTMLMQNEKIDTQQTLLVYFNQFADSSLNIMVYCFTKTTVWAQWLEAQQEVYLKIIEIVHKHGADFAFPSQTVYIEKPTPITQ, from the coding sequence ATGAATGATGCATTAATAATAAAATACTCAATAGGTGTCGGCATTGCTTTAGCCTGCTTTGTTGGTTTTGTTGCCGTCTCTCTTTTTCATGATAAAAAGAAAAAACGTCGTAGAAATATTATTATTCATATTAGCCAAGCCATCTTCCTTTGTAGTTTAGTGATTATCTTAAGCCAATATTGTGAAATGGCCGTTATTGATTTTAATCTCCACTTTATCTCTTTTAGGATGATTAATTTCTTAACTTATATCGGCATTGCCTTAATTTTAATGCAAAAATTTTTCTTACTTATTAATCAATTAGAGCAATCACAAATCAGAAAAGGTAGCGATCCTACTTCTGCTCGTATTATTTCTCGTATATTTAAAATTACCCTTTTTGTCATCATCATCTTATTGTTTGGTGAACATTTTGGTATGAGTTTATCTGGCTTAATGACTTTTGGCGGATTAGGCGGTATTGCCATTGGTATGGCGAGTAAAGATGTACTCAGTAACCTTTTTTCGGGTGTTATGCTCTATTTCGACCGTCCTTTTAATATTGGTGACTGGGTACGTTCGCCTGATCGTAATATTGAAGGTACAGTAGTAGAGATTGGTTGGCGTATTACTAAAATTATTACCTTCGATCACCGGCCACTTTATATTCCCAATTCAATTTTCTCCTCCATTAGCGTAGAAAATCCGGGGAGAATGACGAACCGGCGCATTGAAACTGAACTTGGTTTACGTTACGAAGATTCAGATAAAATTGGTGTTATCGTTGAAGATATTCGCACTATGCTCATGCAAAATGAAAAAATCGATACACAACAAACCTTGTTAGTCTATTTTAATCAATTTGCAGACTCTTCACTCAATATTATGGTGTATTGTTTCACCAAAACAACCGTCTGGGCACAGTGGCTAGAAGCTCAGCAAGAAGTCTATTTGAAGATAATTGAGATTGTGCATAAACATGGTGCCGATTTTGCATTTCCATCTCAAACTGTTTATATCGAAAAACCCACTCCTATTACCCAATAA
- the speF_1 gene encoding ornithine decarboxylase, whose product MKLACRPSLSHYFYCERPIVDIVDANLTQVSAVVLSLSDIESGELYRIHQTGFQLPVFIAVNLNDTVGAELLNQVSGILITDKSAHQKNSTLINEAAQQYEKSLTTPFFSRLVNYVAEKNVAFDCPGHQGGEFFRRHPAGEQFYQYFGENLFRSDLCNADVEMGDLLIHEGCTL is encoded by the coding sequence ATGAAGTTGGCGTGTCGCCCCTCGCTTTCACACTATTTTTATTGTGAACGTCCGATTGTTGATATTGTTGATGCAAATTTAACGCAAGTGTCAGCAGTAGTATTGTCATTGTCAGATATTGAGTCTGGCGAACTATATCGCATTCATCAAACAGGCTTTCAACTCCCCGTATTTATTGCAGTTAATCTTAATGATACAGTCGGTGCTGAATTACTTAATCAAGTTTCAGGGATTTTGATCACTGATAAAAGCGCGCATCAAAAAAATAGTACGTTGATTAATGAAGCTGCACAGCAATATGAAAAGAGTCTGACAACACCATTTTTTTCACGCTTAGTGAATTATGTTGCCGAAAAGAACGTTGCTTTTGATTGTCCCGGTCATCAAGGCGGAGAGTTTTTCCGTCGTCATCCCGCAGGGGAACAGTTTTATCAATATTTTGGTGAGAATCTATTTCGCTCTGATCTCTGTAATGCTGATGTGGAAATGGGTGATTTACTTATCCACGAGGGGTGCACCTTATGA
- the speF_2 gene encoding ornithine decarboxylase, translating into MLMWKWVIYLSTRGAPYDAQAFAAQVFNADKTYFVLNGTSSSNKVALNALLAPNDLVLFDRNNHKSNHHGALIQAGATPVYLETARNPFGFIGGIDAHCFEESYLRQQIAEITPERQFDKRPFRLAVIQLGTYDGTIYNARQVVDKIGHLCDYILFDSAWVGYEQFIPMMKQCSPLLLTLNENDPGILVTQSVHKQLAGFSQTSQIHKKDAHIKGQSRYVNHKRMNNAFMMHASTSPFYPLFAALDVNAKMHSGKSGEAMWINCVKQGIEARKSLLRQCQFIKPFIPEVVDGIAWQDHDTDEIAHDQRFFNLFLMIIGTLLKVMPPINTLLILAN; encoded by the coding sequence ATGCTGATGTGGAAATGGGTGATTTACTTATCCACGAGGGGTGCACCTTATGATGCTCAAGCATTCGCCGCGCAAGTGTTTAATGCTGATAAAACCTATTTTGTCTTAAATGGAACGTCTTCTTCAAATAAAGTCGCATTAAATGCCTTATTGGCACCAAATGATTTAGTGTTATTTGATAGAAATAACCATAAATCCAATCATCATGGTGCACTAATTCAAGCGGGTGCAACGCCTGTTTATTTAGAAACAGCTCGCAATCCCTTTGGTTTTATCGGTGGTATTGATGCACATTGCTTTGAAGAGAGCTATTTACGCCAACAAATTGCAGAGATTACGCCTGAACGCCAATTCGATAAGCGCCCTTTTCGTTTGGCCGTTATTCAACTAGGCACTTATGATGGTACGATTTACAATGCAAGACAAGTTGTTGATAAAATTGGTCATCTTTGTGATTATATTTTATTTGATTCCGCTTGGGTCGGTTATGAACAGTTTATTCCAATGATGAAACAGTGTTCGCCTTTGTTGCTGACACTCAATGAAAACGATCCTGGTATTCTCGTCACTCAATCTGTTCATAAGCAACTAGCCGGCTTTTCACAAACCTCCCAGATCCATAAAAAAGATGCGCATATCAAAGGGCAATCTCGATATGTTAATCATAAACGTATGAATAATGCCTTTATGATGCATGCATCCACCAGCCCTTTTTACCCTCTTTTTGCGGCTCTTGATGTCAATGCAAAAATGCATTCGGGTAAAAGTGGTGAAGCAATGTGGATAAATTGTGTTAAGCAAGGCATCGAGGCTCGTAAATCCTTACTAAGACAGTGCCAGTTTATTAAGCCATTTATTCCTGAAGTTGTTGATGGCATTGCTTGGCAAGATCACGACACAGATGAAATCGCTCACGATCAACGCTTTTTCAATTTATTCCTAATGATAATTGGCACGCTTTTGAAGGTTATGCCACCAATCAATACTTTGTTGATCCTTGCAAATTAA
- the speF_3 gene encoding ornithine decarboxylase translates to MLTTPGIDPHTGEYEAFGVPASILANYLREHGVIPEKVT, encoded by the coding sequence ATGCTCACAACACCGGGCATTGATCCTCATACAGGAGAATATGAAGCCTTTGGTGTACCCGCTTCTATTTTGGCAAATTATTTGCGGGAACATGGCGTTATCCCTGAAAAAGTGACTTAA
- the speF_4 gene encoding ornithine decarboxylase produces the protein MLTPAEHSEKFERLISLIVRFEQLLIDDAPLARVLPSICRRYQSRYQGYTLRQLCQEMHDICVKYNIKLLQKQMFRKKHFPKRVLSPQQANIEFVRGNLDLLPLNKLEGRIAAEGALPYPPGVLCAVPGEIWSGAVLRYFQALEVTINQLPGFSTELQGVYIYDEDDGSKRIYAYVIKE, from the coding sequence TTGCTCACCCCCGCAGAGCATAGTGAAAAATTTGAACGTTTAATTTCATTAATTGTGAGATTTGAACAATTGTTAATTGATGACGCCCCATTAGCACGGGTATTACCTTCGATTTGTCGTCGTTATCAATCTCGTTATCAGGGTTATACATTACGTCAACTCTGTCAGGAAATGCATGATATTTGTGTCAAATACAATATCAAGCTATTACAAAAACAGATGTTTAGGAAAAAACATTTCCCTAAGCGAGTCTTAAGCCCGCAACAGGCTAATATTGAGTTTGTTCGTGGTAACCTTGATTTGTTACCTTTAAATAAATTAGAAGGACGAATTGCCGCAGAAGGAGCATTACCATATCCACCTGGTGTTTTATGTGCTGTACCAGGTGAAATTTGGAGCGGTGCTGTTTTACGTTATTTTCAGGCGCTTGAAGTCACAATTAATCAGCTACCCGGCTTTTCAACTGAACTTCAAGGGGTTTATATTTATGATGAAGATGATGGCAGTAAGCGAATTTATGCTTATGTTATAAAAGAATAA
- a CDS encoding permease, with the protein MAEFALLGLMAGLAAAIGAEVALGLLQKFVFNFSWHPQWGMWLTVPIIAALLLSLCGSILGVRLLQDKGQYRRIQGE; encoded by the coding sequence TTGGCTGAATTTGCATTATTAGGCTTAATGGCCGGATTAGCTGCAGCGATTGGTGCTGAGGTGGCATTAGGTTTATTGCAAAAATTTGTATTTAATTTTTCTTGGCATCCTCAATGGGGAATGTGGCTTACTGTACCTATTATTGCTGCACTTCTATTGTCGCTGTGTGGCAGTATTTTAGGTGTAAGGCTGTTGCAAGATAAAGGGCAATATCGTCGAATCCAAGGTGAGTAG
- a CDS encoding permease, translating to MRPNFFFIFSEEGLSNQPEKWMSSFYYNGDGALITALNRQFPTVSVLDTGALIQQVQQILQQVSRALEIMVGLVMICGMLLLVAQIQVGMTQRRIELVVYRTLGAGKSLLRRTLWLNLHY from the coding sequence ATGCGCCCTAATTTCTTCTTTATTTTCTCTGAAGAAGGGTTAAGTAATCAACCAGAAAAATGGATGAGTAGCTTTTATTATAATGGTGATGGTGCATTAATTACGGCACTTAATCGACAATTTCCAACTGTCAGTGTGTTAGATACAGGCGCACTCATTCAGCAAGTTCAGCAAATCTTACAGCAAGTTAGTCGTGCATTGGAGATTATGGTTGGATTGGTGATGATCTGCGGTATGTTGTTGTTAGTTGCTCAAATTCAGGTAGGGATGACACAACGACGCATTGAGCTGGTGGTATATCGCACATTAGGTGCAGGTAAATCATTACTAAGACGGACTCTTTGGCTGAATTTGCATTATTAG
- a CDS encoding permease gives MNQRLIAIKQRFDPLLKPDQRWNSLKQESGALSQSMERAKNFLLLSALLTLLLAISAVAVSMAHYCRSRHTLIAVLKTLGADKRALRKWIVGQWGVILVGAIIVGSLTGLLFEAVLLQILAPVLPKRLPEASFLPWFWSVGSLLLIALLTGLRPYYQLMATQPSRVLRSDTTAPVWPLRYYLPLVALIIVGTLTLFAGTGVLLWSILFGVVVIAFLLGVIGWLGLWVLKQFKFRQLSARLAVTRLLRQPFQTMTQLAAFALSFMLLTLLVLIQGDLLDKWQKQLPEDSPNYFLINMSAPQVQEINTLLAKYNVEPTDAFPVVLARLTQINENNAKEWADKRDAGNNTVRRELNLTWHSELPKDNVIVEGTWPPVGMGFLSIKVLLNNLRLSWAMN, from the coding sequence ATGAACCAGCGATTGATAGCTATAAAGCAACGCTTTGATCCCCTATTAAAGCCCGATCAGCGTTGGAATAGCTTAAAACAAGAGAGTGGTGCACTTTCACAATCGATGGAAAGAGCAAAAAACTTTCTTTTACTTTCTGCGCTGTTAACATTATTACTTGCGATATCCGCAGTTGCCGTTTCCATGGCGCACTATTGTCGTAGTCGTCATACCTTAATTGCGGTACTAAAAACCTTAGGTGCAGATAAACGCGCATTGCGAAAATGGATAGTAGGACAATGGGGCGTCATTCTCGTTGGTGCCATTATTGTTGGTTCATTGACGGGACTTCTTTTTGAAGCTGTCCTACTACAAATTTTAGCCCCGGTTTTACCTAAACGTTTGCCTGAAGCAAGCTTTTTACCATGGTTTTGGTCGGTGGGCTCTTTATTGTTAATTGCCTTACTCACAGGATTAAGGCCTTACTACCAATTAATGGCAACTCAGCCTTCTCGTGTATTAAGAAGTGATACTACGGCTCCAGTCTGGCCACTACGTTATTATTTACCACTTGTGGCGTTAATTATTGTCGGTACTTTAACGCTTTTTGCTGGAACGGGTGTTTTATTGTGGTCAATTTTATTCGGTGTTGTTGTCATCGCCTTTTTACTTGGGGTCATTGGTTGGCTTGGATTGTGGGTATTAAAACAGTTTAAATTCCGTCAACTCAGTGCTCGTTTAGCGGTGACTCGTTTATTACGACAACCATTTCAAACGATGACCCAGCTTGCGGCTTTCGCGCTCTCATTTATGTTATTAACACTTTTAGTCCTTATTCAAGGTGATTTGCTAGACAAATGGCAAAAACAGTTACCAGAAGATAGCCCTAATTATTTTCTAATCAATATGTCAGCGCCTCAAGTTCAAGAAATTAATACCTTATTGGCAAAGTATAACGTTGAACCAACGGATGCATTTCCTGTGGTATTGGCGCGTTTAACACAGATTAATGAGAATAATGCCAAAGAGTGGGCAGATAAACGTGATGCAGGTAATAACACCGTTCGTCGAGAGCTTAACTTAACATGGCATAGTGAATTGCCAAAAGATAATGTGATTGTTGAAGGAACATGGCCTCCTGTGGGAATGGGGTTTCTCTCGATCAAGGTGTTGCTGAACAACTTGAGATTAAGCTGGGCGATGAATTAA
- a CDS encoding permease, which translates to MIWRWFWREWRSPALLIVWLSLALAVACVLALGRIGDRIDKSIYAQSRDLIAGDLVLRASYPVDEDWLAEAKKKGLTLSRQMQFTTMSYAPEGDTPQLALVKAADHLYPLYGELETEPAGLKPEKGAALVDARLLELLDIKVGDNIDVGDATFTISGVLIQEPDSGFNPFQIAPRILINLDDVESTGAVQPGSRLTYRYMLAGDEPAIDSYKATL; encoded by the coding sequence ATGATTTGGCGTTGGTTTTGGCGTGAATGGCGTTCTCCTGCACTATTAATTGTTTGGCTTTCTTTGGCGCTGGCAGTTGCTTGTGTGCTTGCTTTGGGGCGTATTGGCGATCGCATTGATAAAAGTATTTATGCTCAAAGTCGAGATTTAATTGCGGGCGATCTAGTGTTACGAGCATCTTATCCCGTTGATGAAGACTGGCTTGCTGAGGCGAAAAAAAAGGGGTTAACCCTCAGTCGCCAAATGCAATTTACGACGATGTCTTATGCGCCAGAAGGGGATACGCCTCAGCTTGCTTTAGTCAAAGCCGCTGATCATTTATATCCTCTTTATGGTGAACTAGAAACAGAACCCGCAGGCTTAAAACCAGAAAAAGGAGCTGCGCTTGTTGATGCCAGATTATTGGAACTACTGGATATAAAAGTTGGTGATAATATTGATGTAGGTGATGCTACATTTACAATCAGTGGTGTATTAATTCAAGAGCCTGACAGTGGATTTAACCCTTTCCAAATAGCGCCTCGTATTTTAATTAATCTTGACGATGTTGAATCAACAGGGGCAGTACAACCCGGTAGCCGTCTAACGTATCGCTATATGTTAGCGGGTGATGAACCAGCGATTGATAGCTATAAAGCAACGCTTTGA
- the lolD_3 gene encoding putative ABC transporter ATP-binding protein YbbA, translated as MSTEKVLEVHQLTKQVGQGDSQISILQGVELVVEPAQTIALIGESGSGKSTLLGIIAGLDDGTSGSVHLMGEDLTKMNEEERAKLRAQHVGFVFQSFMLIPTLNALENVQLPALLKGESEKHSHARAVDLLKLLGLGERLYHMPAQLSGGEQQRVALARAFCTQPAILFADEPTGNLDRKTGDKIADLLFSLNRDYSTTLILVTHDNELAARCQRRLRLVDGQLKEES; from the coding sequence ATGTCGACGGAAAAGGTTCTTGAAGTTCATCAGTTAACCAAACAAGTAGGACAAGGTGATAGTCAGATCTCTATATTGCAGGGTGTTGAGTTAGTTGTCGAGCCTGCACAAACAATTGCGTTAATTGGTGAGTCAGGATCGGGTAAATCGACCCTGTTAGGGATCATTGCTGGATTAGATGATGGCACCTCTGGCAGTGTACATTTGATGGGTGAAGATCTCACAAAAATGAATGAAGAAGAGCGAGCCAAATTGCGTGCTCAACATGTTGGGTTTGTTTTTCAATCATTTATGTTGATCCCAACATTGAATGCACTCGAAAATGTGCAGTTGCCCGCATTATTAAAAGGTGAGTCAGAAAAGCACAGTCATGCGCGTGCAGTTGATTTACTTAAGCTGTTAGGATTAGGTGAACGTTTATACCATATGCCAGCACAGCTTTCTGGAGGTGAGCAACAGCGCGTTGCATTAGCAAGAGCATTTTGCACTCAACCCGCCATTCTGTTTGCGGATGAGCCAACAGGGAACCTTGACCGTAAAACAGGTGATAAAATTGCTGACTTGTTGTTCTCTCTTAACCGAGATTATTCAACAACATTGATTTTAGTGACTCATGACAATGAGCTGGCAGCTCGTTGTCAAAGACGATTACGATTAGTCGACGGACAACTTAAGGAGGAGTCATGA
- the tesA gene encoding acyl-CoA thioesterase yields the protein MMMFSFKAIAADTFLIFGDSLSAGYRLPIESAWPQRLADKWKTTHPEINVVNASISGETAFQGQNRLPDLLKQHQPRWVLIELGANDGLQGYPVAQTKEALQNIITLVKDAGATPLFMQIMISPNYGKRYTQSFSAIYPKLAEDNALPLLPFYMEQIADKPEWMQNDSIHPQ from the coding sequence ATGATGATGTTTAGCTTTAAGGCAATTGCTGCTGATACCTTTTTGATCTTTGGTGACAGCTTGAGTGCAGGATACCGTCTTCCGATTGAAAGCGCATGGCCACAACGTCTTGCTGATAAATGGAAAACAACCCACCCTGAAATTAATGTTGTTAATGCAAGCATTAGTGGTGAAACTGCCTTTCAGGGACAAAATAGGCTTCCTGATTTATTAAAACAGCATCAACCACGCTGGGTTTTAATTGAATTAGGTGCAAATGATGGTTTACAGGGATACCCTGTTGCACAAACAAAAGAGGCATTACAAAACATCATTACACTAGTGAAAGATGCCGGTGCAACGCCACTTTTTATGCAAATAATGATTTCACCTAATTACGGTAAACGTTATACACAATCGTTTTCAGCGATCTATCCAAAACTCGCTGAAGATAATGCGCTTCCTCTGCTTCCTTTTTATATGGAGCAAATCGCTGATAAGCCTGAGTGGATGCAAAATGACAGCATACACCCCCAATGA
- a CDS encoding short chain dehydrogenase, producing MQKTVLITGSSSGIGLCAAKTLKQRGYRVLAACRKDDDLKRMETLGFEPIYLDLDDAQSVEKAALEVIHLTNGRLYGLFNNGGFGVYGPLEAISRQQMEKQFSTNFFGLHQLTTLLLPAMLPHGEGRIIQTSSVMGIISTPGRGAYAASKYAVEAWSDALRMELVHTGVKVSLIEPGPIRTCFTENVAQAEKDKPVKNPGIASRFTLTPEDVVKKLIHALESPKPKIRYPITLLTYAVKILKRFLPDALMDAILGRQNGKA from the coding sequence ATGCAAAAAACGGTATTGATTACAGGAAGTTCTAGTGGGATCGGGCTTTGTGCAGCTAAAACACTCAAGCAAAGAGGCTATCGAGTCCTTGCTGCTTGCCGTAAAGATGACGACCTTAAACGCATGGAAACACTAGGATTCGAGCCTATTTATCTTGATCTTGATGATGCTCAAAGTGTTGAAAAAGCGGCATTAGAGGTTATTCACCTAACAAATGGTCGTTTATATGGGTTATTTAATAATGGTGGATTTGGTGTATACGGCCCGCTAGAGGCCATTAGTCGCCAACAAATGGAAAAACAGTTTTCCACAAACTTTTTTGGTTTGCATCAATTAACAACTTTACTGTTACCGGCTATGTTGCCTCATGGTGAAGGAAGAATAATTCAAACTAGTTCAGTGATGGGGATAATTTCAACGCCAGGCAGAGGTGCTTATGCTGCCAGTAAATATGCCGTAGAGGCGTGGTCCGATGCCTTAAGAATGGAATTAGTGCATACCGGTGTTAAAGTCAGTTTAATTGAGCCGGGCCCGATACGAACTTGCTTTACAGAAAATGTGGCACAAGCGGAAAAAGATAAACCCGTAAAAAATCCGGGGATTGCGAGTCGTTTCACATTAACACCCGAAGATGTAGTGAAAAAGCTTATCCATGCTTTAGAAAGTCCAAAACCTAAGATACGTTATCCGATAACGCTATTAACTTATGCTGTCAAAATATTAAAACGTTTTCTACCTGATGCCTTGATGGATGCAATTTTAGGTCGCCAAAATGGCAAGGCTTGA